The DNA region GCTCGACGACGGTGCGCTGCAGCACGTGGCTGACCCAGCCCGCACCCAGCCGCAGCCGTCCGGCCACCCGGCCGACCGTCTCCTCGTCGCCGACCATCACCGACACCCGCAGGTCCGGCCCGTACGCCTTGGCCGCCGAACGCACCACCGCCCAGTGCCGGGGCCCGGCGCCGACCAGCGGGTGGTACGGCTGGTCGACCATGCCGTGCCCGTGGTCGTCCTCGATCAGCAGCACCCCGGGGTGCCCGGCCAGGACGGCCCGCAGCGCCGCGGCCCGGCGCGCGGTGAGCGCCGCACCGGTCGGGTTCTGCGCCCGGCTGGTCACCACCACCGCCCGGGCGCCCTCGGCCAGCGCGGCGGCCAGTGAGTCCGGCAGCAGGCCCTCGTCGTCCAGCCGGACCGGCGCGGGCCGCAGCCCCATCGCGGGCAGCAGGTCGAGCAGGCTGCCCCAGCCCGGGTCCTCGACCGCCACCGCGTCGCCGGGGCGCAGCCAGGCCCCGAGGGTGCGCTCGACGGTGTCCAGCGCGCCGGAGGCGACGGCGATCGGGCCGTGCAGCCCGTCGGCCGCGAAGGAGGTGCGGGCGAGCTCGAGCAGTCCGGCGTCGATGCGCGGGTGCCCGTAGAGCACGGGCTCAGCCCGGGCGGCCTCGGCGGCGGCCGCGAGGGCCGGGGCGAGGTCGGGCAGCAGGGCCGGGTCGGGGTTGCCGGTGGACAGGTCGCGGGCGTCGGCGGGGACGGGGACGCGGATCTGGTCGCGGGGGGTGAGTGCGGGCCGGGGGAGGATCCGGCTGCCCTTGCGGCCGGCCGTCTCGATCACGCCGCGGTCGCGCAGCAGCCGGTAGGCGGCGGCCACGGTGTTGGGGTTGACGCCGAGTTCGGCGGCGAGGTCGCGCAGCGGGGGCAGCGCGGTTCCGGGTGCGAGCTGCCCGCTGCTCACGCCCTGTTCGATGTGGGCCGCGATTTCGCTGGCGCGTCGCCCTTTCAGCGGATAGTCTCCTAGCACAAAGAAGATTATGCACTAGTACATAGAGGTTGTCATGTCGACCACGCCGACGAACGCCGGTGACGCCACCTACTCCCGGACCCCGCGCACCACCCCCACCCGCTACAAGGACCGCGCCACCTGGGAGCAGGACGCCATCCACGCCATCCTCGACGAGGCCTACGTCTGCCACCTCGGCTTCGTCGCCGATGGCGCCCCCGTGGTCCTGCCGACGATCTTCGCCCGGGTCGGCAGCCGGCTCTACGTCCACGGCTCCACCGGCAGCCGCCCGATGCGCGGCGCCTCCGGCGAGCAGGGCATGCAGGTCTGCGTCACCGTCACCCACGTCGACGCCCTGGTGCTGACCAAGTCCGCGTTCAACCACTCGGTGAACTTCCGCTCGGTGGTCGCCCACGGCACCGCGTACCAGGTCAGCGACCCCGAGGAGCTGGACGTCGCGCTGGCCGCCCTGGTCGACCACGTCGTCCCCGGCCGCTCCGGCGAGATCCGCCCGGCCAACCCCAAGGAGCTCGCCGCCACCGCCGTGCTCCGGCTGGAGCTGGACGAGGTCTCGGCCAAGACCCGCGCGGACGGCGCCGACGACGACCCGGAGGACGCCGACCTGCCGCACTGGTCCGGGATCGTCCCGGTCACCACCGTGCACGGCACGCCCGAGCCGTACGACCAGAACGTCCCGCTCCCCGCGCACATGCGCGTCTTCCCCCGCTGAGGGAGGCCCCCGATGCTCATCAGGTCCTGGGACCGCGGCGACGAGGACGAATGGCGCGCCTGGCTGGCCGAGGGCCGCGACTTCGGCCTGCTCGCCGCCAACGGCGGCCCCGAGCAGGGTCCGGTGCTCGTCCCGACGCACTTCCTGCTGGACGCCGACCGCGGCGAGATCCTGCTCCACCTCGCCACCCCCAACCCGCTGCTGACCGCCGTCCGGGCCGACCCGAACGTCACCCTGGCGGTCACTGACGGCTACGCCTTCGCCCCCGGCCACTGGCGCGGTGAGCCCGGCACGCCCACCAGCTACTACGCCTCGGTCCACTTCCACTGCACCGCCGAGGTGGTCGAGTCCGCCGAGGGCAAGGCGGAGATCCTCAACCGCCAGCTGGCGCACTTCCAGCCGGAGACCCCGGACTTCCGGGTGCTCCCCGGCGCGAACGAGCTCGGCCGGCTGCTGCCCGGCCTGCGCGGGCTCCGCCTGACGGTCCGCGAGGTGCGTGCCAAGTTCAAGTACGACGACAAGAAGCCGGCCGAGGCCCAGTACGCGATCGCCGACCGGCTCGCCGAGCGCGCCGACGACCCCCGGCACGGACGCGACCAGGACGCCGCCGCCCGCGCCCAGTTGCTCCGCCGTCACCAGCGGCGCAGCGCCGGAACGGGCGGCGCCGCCGGAACGGCCCGCGCCCGGCGCGCGGCACCGCGGCGCGCCGCCGACTGACCCCGTTTCACCCGATCGGTTCCCAAGGCGGGCAGGTCGGTCGCCGCGCTGCTCGAATGTGAGACGAGTCCTGTCCGGCCGTCAGACGGGCCCGTCCACCTCGGGGAGCGCGCGTGTCCACAGTCCACAGTCAGCGGGCGTCCGGCGAGGCCCACCTCGGGCACGTGATCTTCATCTCGGCGGCCGCCGCGATGGGCGGCTTCCTGTTCGGTTACGACAGCGCCGTGATCAACGGCGCGGTGACGGGCATCCAGAAGCACTTCGCTGTGGGCCACGGCACCACCGCCTTCGTGGTGGCCATCGCGCTGCTGGGCTCGGCCCTCGGCGCGGTGGTCGCCGGCCGGCTGGCGGACCACCTCGGCCGGGTGCGCACGATGCTGCTGGCCGCCGTGCTGTTCGCGGCCAGCGGCCTCGGCTCGATGTTCCCGCCGAACATCGAGGCGCTCGCCTCCTGGCGCGTGGTCGGCGGCATCGCGATCGGCATCGCCTCGGTGATCGCCCCCACCTACATCGCCGAGGTCGCCCCCACCGCCTACCGCGGCCGGCTCGCGTCCTTCCAGCAGATGGCGATCGTGCTCGGCATCACCGTCTCCCAGCTCGCCAACTGGGCGCTCAACCAGGCCGCCGGCGGCGAGTCCACCGGTCACATCGGCGGCATCCAGGCCTGGCAGTGGATGCTCGGCGTCGAGACCATCCCGGCCCTGGTGTACGGCCTGATGGCGCTGGCCATCCCGGAGTCGCCGCGCTACCTGATCGCCGACCACCGCGAGGTGCAGGCCCGCAAGGTGCTGGTCGAGGTCGAGGGGGAGGACGTCGACCTGGACGCCCGGGTGGCGGAGATCCGCGCGGTGCTGGAGTCCACCCACAAACCCCGGCTGGGGGACCTGCTCGGCGGCCGCTTCGGCCTGCTGCCGATCGTCTGGGTCGGCATCGGCGCCTCGGTGTTCCAGCAGTTCGTCGGAATCAACGTGATCTTCTACTACTCGTCCTTCCTCTGGCAGTCGGTCGGCATCAACGAGTCCAACTCGCTGCTGATCAGCCTCTCCACCTCGATCATCAACGTGATCGGCACGGTGATCGCGATGGTCCTGGTAGACCGGATCGGCCGCAAGCCGCTGGCCCTGGCGGGCTCCACCGGCATGGCGGCCGCCCTGGCCACGGCCGCCTGGGCGTTCTCCTACCGCAGCGGCACCGGCGGCACCGCCACCCTCGACACCACCCACGCCACGGTCGCCCTGATCGCCGCGCACGTCTTCGTGCTCTGCTTCGCCTTCTCCTGGGGCGTGGTGGTCTGGGTGCTGCTCGGCGAGATGTTCCCCAACCGGATCCGGGCCCTGGCCCTGTCGGTCGCCGCCTCGGCCCAGTGGATCGCCAACTGGGCGATCACCGTCAGCTTCCCGGACCTCGCCGACTGGAACCTCTCCGCGACGTACGTGATCTACGCGGCCTTCGCGCTGCTCTCCATCCCGTTCGTGGCCTTCTGCATCAGGGAGACCAAGGGCCGCGCCCTGGAGGAGATGGGCTGAGTGACCGCTCCCGCACACCACGCCGCACGCGGCCCGACCCCCCGAGAGGAAGCCATGCCTGACCAGGGCGGCTCCCGGCAGAACGTCAGCTTCCCGAGCAACGGCCGCACCGCGCACGGGTACCTGGCCCGCCCTCCGCAGGGGGTCGGCCCCGGCCTGGTGGTGGTGCAGGAGTGGTGGGGGCTCACCTCGCACATCGCCGACATGGCCGACCGCTTCGCCGCCGAGGGGTTCACCGTCCTCGCGCCCGACCTGTTCGGCGGCGCCACCACCCACGACGGCGCCGAGGCCGCCCGGCTCAAACGCGCACTCCCGGTCGAGCGGGCCGTCGAGGACCTCTCCGGTGCCGTCGACTTCCTGCTCTCGCTGGACGGCGTGGTCGGCGACGCGGTCGGCGCGGTCGGCTTCTGCATGGGCGGCGGCTTCGCCCTGATGCTGGCCGCCCGGGCCGGTGACCGGGTCGCCGCCGTGGTCCCGTTCTACGGCCTGCCGCCCGACCCGGACTTCGACTACCGCGGCCTGACCGCCCACGTCCTCGGCCACTTCGGCGAACTCGACCGCTCCAACCCGATGGCCGCCGTGGACGAGGCCGCGATCCGGATCGGCGAGGCCACCGACATCCGCCCCGAGATCCACTTCTACCCGGCCGGGCACGCCTTCATGAACGACGAGAACCCGCTCGGCACCTACGACGCCCTCCAGGCCCGGATCGCCTGGCGGCGCACCCTCACCTTCCTCCGGGGCCATCTCGGCTGACGCACCAACGGGCCGGAACCGGCCCGAAATCCAGATGACACCTGTACGAACTCCGGCCATAGTCACGGGGTGCCGACCCCACTCCCCCGCCGCTTCGCCTGGGCGAGCCGCAACTTCCGCATCCAGACCGCCGCCACCGTGGTCAGCGGCCTCGGCAACGCCGGCGCCCCCATCGCCACCGCCTTCGCCGTCCTCGGCAACGGCGGCACCACCGCCGAGGTCGGCTACGTCACCGCCGCCCGGCTGCTGCCCACCGTCCTGCTCCTGGTGGTCGGCGGCACCCTCGCCGACCGGCTGCCGCGCCACCGCATCATGGTGGCCGCCAACCTGTTCAGCGCCGCCGCCCAGGCCGTCCTGGCCGTCCTGGTCCTGGCCGGGAACGTCCAGCTGTGGCAGTTGCTGGTGCTCTCCGCCGCCGGCGGCGCCGGGTACGCCCTCTACTCCCCGGCCGCCGGCGGCATGATCATGCAGGCCGTGCCCCAGGAGCACGCCGCCCGCGCCTTCTCGGCCTTCCGGATGGGCCAGAACGCCTCCCAGATCGGCGGCGCCGCCCTCGGCGGAGCGCTCACCGCCGCCTTCGGCCCCGGCTGGGTGCTCGCCCTGGACGCCCTCTGCTTCCTGGTCGCCGCCGCCCTGCGCGTCTTCCTGGAGCCCGAGTCCGCCCCCGCGCCCTCCGGCGGCAGCATGCTGCGCGACCTGCGCGAGGGCTGGCGGGAGTTCTCCTCCCGCCGCTGGCTCTGGGTGATCGTGGCCCAGTTCGCCGTCCTGGTCGCCTGCATCAACGCGGTCGAGTCGGTGTACGGGCCGGCCGTAGCCGACCAGCGGCTCGGCGGCGCGAGCGCCTGGGGCCTGGCGATGTCCGCCTACGGGGTCGGCCTGGTGGTCACCGGTCTGCTGATGGCGCGCTGGCGCCCCCGCCGGATCCTGCTGGTCGGCAACTGGGGCGTCTTCCTGTTCGGCGTCCCCGCCCTCGCGCTGGCCCTCGAAGCCCCGCTGCCGCTGCTGATCGCCGCGATGTTCCTCTCCGGGGTCGGCGTCACCGTCTTCGCCGTCAACTGGATGATCGCGCTCCAGCAGGAGGTCCCGGAGGAGATGTTCTCCCGGGTCACCGCGTACGACGAGCTCGGCTCCTACTCGCTGGCCCCGGTCGGCACCGCGCTGGCCGGCCCGGCGGCCGCCGCACTCGGCCTGTCCGGCGCGCTCTGGGCCTGCGCCGCGCTGTGCCTGCTGCTCAGCGCAGCCGTCCTGGTCGACCCGCAGGTCCGTCGGCTCTCCCGCGGCGAACCCCGGCGAAGCACCCCGGACGCACCGGTGCCCGCCCCCGAGCCAGCGCCCGCGCCGTGAGCGCCCTGTGCGCCCCGCGTGCGCCCGCCGCGGAGCAACCACCGGTACGCGTGGTTCGTCCGACCGAGTAGGAGAAACCATCCACCTGGGGGGCCCACCGGTGCCGAAGCCACTGCTGTTCCTGGACGTGGACGGGGTGCTGAACCCGGTCTGTCCGCATCCCGACGCCGGGTTCGACTCCCACACCCTGCTCGGCTGCGCCGTCCTGCTCGCCGCCGAGCACGGCGCCTGGCTGCGCGAGCTCGCCGGAACGTACGAGCTGGTCTGGGCCAGCACCTGGGAGGAGCACGCCAACACCCACATCGCCCCGGCGATCGGCCTGGCCCCGCTCCCCTTCGTCCGCTTCACCGGCTACGTCCCCCAGCCCGGCGACCCGCGCGTCCGACTGATGGAGCTGTTCTCCGCCGCCAAGTGGGCCCCGCTGCTGCGCTACGCCGAGGGCCGGCCGTTCGCCTGGGTGGACGACGTCATCCCCTCCCGGCTGGTCCGCCGCTCCCTCTGGCGCCGCGACCGGCTGCTGCTGCCGATCGACCCCGGCCAGGGCCTGGAGCGCCGCCACGTCGAGCGGCTGCTGGCCCGCCCGCCGCGCAGCCGGCCGCTGCTGGGAGCCCAGGTCAGGGGGTCGGCAGCCAGCTGACGTGCCCGGCGAGCAGCGCGTACCCGACGAAGGCCACCGTGTCGATCAGCGCGTGCGCCGCCACCAGCGGCATCACCCGCCCCCAGCGCCGGTACAGCAAGCAGAACACCGCCCCCATCACCATGTTGCCGATCAGACCGCCGACCCCCTGGTACAGGTGGTACGAGCCGCGCAGCACCGAGCTGGCCACCACCGCGGCCGGCCAGGACCACCCCCGCTGCCCCAGCCGGCGCAGCAGGTAGCCGAGGACCACGACCTCCTCGAGGATCGCGTTCTGCCAGGCCGACAGCACCAGCACCGGCACCCGCCACCACACGTCCGGCAGCCCCGAGGGCGCCACCGTCAGGTTGTACCCGGCCGCCTGCGAGGCCAGGTACAGCGCCAGCCCGCAGCCGCCGATCGCCGCCGCGACGCCCGCGCCCCGGCCGAGGTCGCGCAGCCTCTCCCGCAGGTCGAAGCCCAGCACCCGCAGCGTGACGCCCTCGCGCACCAGCAGGTAGCCGACCAGCACCACCGGCATCAGCCCGCGGCCGATGTAGTACAGCTGCCACACCAGGTCCAGCCAGGGCCGCCCGGGCGCGCGCGAACCGTTCAGCGTGGCGACCTGCTGGCCGAGCTTGAGCGGTTCGGTGAGCGAGCCCGCGAAGCTGATCAGCGCGCTGATCCCGCTCGCCCCGAGGGAGAGTCCGAGGACGATCAGCAGTTCCACGCCGAGCAGCCGTCGGGTGGGCTCCGCGGTCTCCGGCACGGTCGGGCGGGTTGTCACGGCTGCTCCATCGAACGGATGATCGCTCCGGCGGTCGGCCGACGACCGGAGCGATCATCCTGGCACAGCGGGCGAACCCCTCAGCCGACCGGCCAGGTGTGCACCGGCTCCCCACCGCGCATGTGCTCGGCGTAGCGCCTGGTCATCGCGGCGAGCGCGGCCGGGCGGTCCATCCCGTACTGCTCGCGCAGCCGGTGGAAGGTCGCGCTCTGCCAGGCGGCGCCGTTGGTGCGGCGCAGGCAGCGCTGCTCGATGATCCCCAGGTAGCGGTCCCGGTCGGCGGGCTCCACGCCCCACTCGTCCAGCCCCTGGTGGGCCATCGGCAGCAGCTCGTTGAGGACCAGGTCGACCGCCGAGACGGTCTGCAGTCCGCCGCCGCGGCCCGCCCGGCCCGGGCGCGGCCACTGGAACACGGCGTCGATGCCGTACCGGGCGCCCTGCCGGAAGTTCTCGTCCGCCCGCTCGAACGGCAGCCGGGTCCAGACCGGCCGGGGCTGCTCGGCGAGCACCCGCACCAGCCCGTAGTAGAAGGCGGCGTTGGCCAGCGTGTCGGCCACCGTCGGCCCGGCCGGCAGCGCCCGGTTCTCCACCCGCAGGTGCGCGACCCCGCCGGCGACGTCGTACACCGGCCGGTTCCAGCGGTAGATGGTGCCGTTGTGCAGCCGCATCTCGGCGAGCCGGGGCGCGCCGCCGGAGGCCAGCACCTTCAGCGGGTCCTCGTCGTCGCAGATCGGCAGCAGCGCCGGGAAGTAGCGCAGGTTCTCCTCGAACAGGTCGTACGCCGAGTCCACCCAGCGCTCGCCGAACCAGGTGATCGGGCGCACGCCCTGGGCCTTGAGCTCCGCCGAACGGGTGTCACAGGCCTGCTGGAAGAGCACCGGACGGGTCTCCCGCCACAGCTCCCGTCCGAACAGGAACGGGGAGTTGGCGCCGAGCGCGAGCTGCGGCCCGCAGATCGCCTGGGCGGCGTTCCACACCGAGGAGAACCGCTCCGGGGTCACCTGGAGGTGCAGCTGCAGCGAGGTCGCGGCGGCCTCGGCCACCATGGTGATCGACTCCAGCTGGAGGTGCTCGACGCCCTCGATGTCCAGCGCGATGTCCTCCCCCCGGGCGGCCAGGATCTGGTCGCTGAGCAGGCTGTACCGCTGGTTGTGGCTCATCGCGTCGAGCCCGGTGTGGTCGTTCTCCAGGGTCGGCAGGATGCCCACCATGACGATCCGGGCGCCGGCCTCGGCCGCCTGCCGGTCGGCGTAGCGCAGTCCGGTGTCGATCTCCTCGCGCAGTTCCTCGAAGACGTGCCCGCACAGCCGGTGCGGCACGATGTTGACCTCGATGTTGAACTGGCCGAGCTCGGTCTGGAAATCGCTGGAGCCGATCGCGCTCAGCACCTGGGCGTTGCGCATCACCGGCAGGCCCTGCTCGTCGGCCAGGTTGAGCTCGATCTCCAGGCCCATCACCGCCCGCGGCCGGTCGAAGCGGTCCTCGCGCAGCATCCGCCCGAGCGCGTCCAGGCAGGCCTGGAGCTTGAGCCGGTACTGCTGCCGGTCCGCGAGATCCGCCCGAGTCGCCACGACCTTCTCGCCCACGGTCCCCTCCTCCTGAGACACCCGGCCGGTCGACCGTGCCAGCATCATGCCCACCTCGAAGATCGATACCCGAATGCTTGTACTGGCTTGCAATGCAAGGCAACTGACGGAAATTCAGACCATCTGCAGACTTGCCCGACACCACGGCCTGTGATAAACAGATCACCCTGCGCATTTGTTCGATGAGTTCGCTGAGTTCGCACTGCGCTCCGGCCGGTCCGTTCCCGCCCCCGCGGCCCCCGTCGGGGATGGCGACCGCGCCGGCGCCGCGATCCTGCACAACCGGACAAGGCCGGGCCCCGTCACCGTCGACGCACCGCGCCGCGCCGGTATGCCGCACTCGCACGCCGATCTCGCTTGGAGAGGCGGACCCCGCCATGACCCTGCAGACCCCCCAGCCCCCGCCGAGCGCCCTGCGAGCCGTCCTGGGCGCGCTCGACTCGGAGACCGCGCTGCGCCAGCCCGCCGCCGCAGCGCTGCGTCACCCGACCGGTCCACTGCTCCCCGCGCACCCGCTCGCGGTGCACGTCCTGGACGGCCCCCATCCCGAGCTGCCCGCCGCCCGCCGGACCGGCTGGCGCTTCCTGATCAAGGACGGCCCCGAGGTGGCCGCCGCCGCCGAGGTGGTACAGAGCCCGGAGGGCCACACCTTCTCCCACTTCACCGCCGGCCCGTACCTCTCCTCCACCGTCCGGGCGCTGCGCGAGGCCTGGCAGCTCGCCCAGGGCTCCCGCTCCCGCTGCCAGCCCCGACTGCTCACCTTCCCGGGCCAGTACGCCACCGCGCTCTGGCTGCACAGCCCCGACACCGGCCCGTCCGCCGACCTGCTGATCCCGCTGGCCCCGGCCCCGCTCGGGGTCACCGCGCACCGCGCCTACCCGGCCGCCGAGCTGCTCCCGCTGCTCGCCCGCACACCGCTCGCCGGACCACCACTGCTGCTCGGCTCCTCC from Kitasatospora cathayae includes:
- a CDS encoding aminotransferase class I/II-fold pyridoxal phosphate-dependent enzyme, coding for MLGDYPLKGRRASEIAAHIEQGVSSGQLAPGTALPPLRDLAAELGVNPNTVAAAYRLLRDRGVIETAGRKGSRILPRPALTPRDQIRVPVPADARDLSTGNPDPALLPDLAPALAAAAEAARAEPVLYGHPRIDAGLLELARTSFAADGLHGPIAVASGALDTVERTLGAWLRPGDAVAVEDPGWGSLLDLLPAMGLRPAPVRLDDEGLLPDSLAAALAEGARAVVVTSRAQNPTGAALTARRAAALRAVLAGHPGVLLIEDDHGHGMVDQPYHPLVGAGPRHWAVVRSAAKAYGPDLRVSVMVGDEETVGRVAGRLRLGAGWVSHVLQRTVVELWRADAAPAATVAAAYRARRDALLGELAARGIEAHGESGLNVWVPVPDETSALAALVQRGWVAAPGARYRIQSPPGLRFTTARLEAAQARRLAEDLAEVLGSGGGGSRLV
- a CDS encoding pyridoxamine 5'-phosphate oxidase family protein codes for the protein MSTTPTNAGDATYSRTPRTTPTRYKDRATWEQDAIHAILDEAYVCHLGFVADGAPVVLPTIFARVGSRLYVHGSTGSRPMRGASGEQGMQVCVTVTHVDALVLTKSAFNHSVNFRSVVAHGTAYQVSDPEELDVALAALVDHVVPGRSGEIRPANPKELAATAVLRLELDEVSAKTRADGADDDPEDADLPHWSGIVPVTTVHGTPEPYDQNVPLPAHMRVFPR
- a CDS encoding FMN-binding negative transcriptional regulator codes for the protein MLIRSWDRGDEDEWRAWLAEGRDFGLLAANGGPEQGPVLVPTHFLLDADRGEILLHLATPNPLLTAVRADPNVTLAVTDGYAFAPGHWRGEPGTPTSYYASVHFHCTAEVVESAEGKAEILNRQLAHFQPETPDFRVLPGANELGRLLPGLRGLRLTVREVRAKFKYDDKKPAEAQYAIADRLAERADDPRHGRDQDAAARAQLLRRHQRRSAGTGGAAGTARARRAAPRRAAD
- a CDS encoding sugar porter family MFS transporter, translating into MSTVHSQRASGEAHLGHVIFISAAAAMGGFLFGYDSAVINGAVTGIQKHFAVGHGTTAFVVAIALLGSALGAVVAGRLADHLGRVRTMLLAAVLFAASGLGSMFPPNIEALASWRVVGGIAIGIASVIAPTYIAEVAPTAYRGRLASFQQMAIVLGITVSQLANWALNQAAGGESTGHIGGIQAWQWMLGVETIPALVYGLMALAIPESPRYLIADHREVQARKVLVEVEGEDVDLDARVAEIRAVLESTHKPRLGDLLGGRFGLLPIVWVGIGASVFQQFVGINVIFYYSSFLWQSVGINESNSLLISLSTSIINVIGTVIAMVLVDRIGRKPLALAGSTGMAAALATAAWAFSYRSGTGGTATLDTTHATVALIAAHVFVLCFAFSWGVVVWVLLGEMFPNRIRALALSVAASAQWIANWAITVSFPDLADWNLSATYVIYAAFALLSIPFVAFCIRETKGRALEEMG
- a CDS encoding dienelactone hydrolase family protein, which translates into the protein MPDQGGSRQNVSFPSNGRTAHGYLARPPQGVGPGLVVVQEWWGLTSHIADMADRFAAEGFTVLAPDLFGGATTHDGAEAARLKRALPVERAVEDLSGAVDFLLSLDGVVGDAVGAVGFCMGGGFALMLAARAGDRVAAVVPFYGLPPDPDFDYRGLTAHVLGHFGELDRSNPMAAVDEAAIRIGEATDIRPEIHFYPAGHAFMNDENPLGTYDALQARIAWRRTLTFLRGHLG
- a CDS encoding MFS transporter — translated: MPTPLPRRFAWASRNFRIQTAATVVSGLGNAGAPIATAFAVLGNGGTTAEVGYVTAARLLPTVLLLVVGGTLADRLPRHRIMVAANLFSAAAQAVLAVLVLAGNVQLWQLLVLSAAGGAGYALYSPAAGGMIMQAVPQEHAARAFSAFRMGQNASQIGGAALGGALTAAFGPGWVLALDALCFLVAAALRVFLEPESAPAPSGGSMLRDLREGWREFSSRRWLWVIVAQFAVLVACINAVESVYGPAVADQRLGGASAWGLAMSAYGVGLVVTGLLMARWRPRRILLVGNWGVFLFGVPALALALEAPLPLLIAAMFLSGVGVTVFAVNWMIALQQEVPEEMFSRVTAYDELGSYSLAPVGTALAGPAAAALGLSGALWACAALCLLLSAAVLVDPQVRRLSRGEPRRSTPDAPVPAPEPAPAP
- a CDS encoding HAD domain-containing protein; amino-acid sequence: MPKPLLFLDVDGVLNPVCPHPDAGFDSHTLLGCAVLLAAEHGAWLRELAGTYELVWASTWEEHANTHIAPAIGLAPLPFVRFTGYVPQPGDPRVRLMELFSAAKWAPLLRYAEGRPFAWVDDVIPSRLVRRSLWRRDRLLLPIDPGQGLERRHVERLLARPPRSRPLLGAQVRGSAAS
- a CDS encoding CPBP family intramembrane glutamic endopeptidase yields the protein MTTRPTVPETAEPTRRLLGVELLIVLGLSLGASGISALISFAGSLTEPLKLGQQVATLNGSRAPGRPWLDLVWQLYYIGRGLMPVVLVGYLLVREGVTLRVLGFDLRERLRDLGRGAGVAAAIGGCGLALYLASQAAGYNLTVAPSGLPDVWWRVPVLVLSAWQNAILEEVVVLGYLLRRLGQRGWSWPAAVVASSVLRGSYHLYQGVGGLIGNMVMGAVFCLLYRRWGRVMPLVAAHALIDTVAFVGYALLAGHVSWLPTP
- a CDS encoding glutamate--cysteine ligase, which encodes MGEKVVATRADLADRQQYRLKLQACLDALGRMLREDRFDRPRAVMGLEIELNLADEQGLPVMRNAQVLSAIGSSDFQTELGQFNIEVNIVPHRLCGHVFEELREEIDTGLRYADRQAAEAGARIVMVGILPTLENDHTGLDAMSHNQRYSLLSDQILAARGEDIALDIEGVEHLQLESITMVAEAAATSLQLHLQVTPERFSSVWNAAQAICGPQLALGANSPFLFGRELWRETRPVLFQQACDTRSAELKAQGVRPITWFGERWVDSAYDLFEENLRYFPALLPICDDEDPLKVLASGGAPRLAEMRLHNGTIYRWNRPVYDVAGGVAHLRVENRALPAGPTVADTLANAAFYYGLVRVLAEQPRPVWTRLPFERADENFRQGARYGIDAVFQWPRPGRAGRGGGLQTVSAVDLVLNELLPMAHQGLDEWGVEPADRDRYLGIIEQRCLRRTNGAAWQSATFHRLREQYGMDRPAALAAMTRRYAEHMRGGEPVHTWPVG